From a region of the Listeria monocytogenes ATCC 19117 genome:
- a CDS encoding CPBP family intramembrane glutamic endopeptidase, with amino-acid sequence MKSIKIDYKLVLGLVLCALLVILTYQFPRVFWYLYGAGMLFLLSFVIFNDDLKKEFSFVKGILPGIFSGIVLYIIFYIGAFIIKVMPGGLENSVEAAFNKYSTHSLIIWLLLIVAIIPGEEIFWRGFVLKRLNHYFNPWFSNVFAALLCMVMMFPSGNFAAIIGIFVASLVWNIMYSYRPSLLMLYLSHLTFAFLLLAALPIY; translated from the coding sequence TTGAAAAGCATCAAGATCGATTATAAACTTGTACTGGGCCTTGTTTTATGCGCCCTACTCGTTATACTAACATATCAGTTCCCACGTGTTTTTTGGTATTTATATGGAGCTGGGATGTTATTTTTACTTAGTTTTGTGATTTTTAATGATGATTTAAAAAAAGAGTTTTCGTTCGTTAAAGGCATTTTGCCAGGTATTTTTTCCGGAATTGTCCTTTATATTATTTTTTACATAGGCGCTTTTATTATTAAAGTAATGCCAGGCGGTCTAGAAAATTCTGTAGAAGCTGCTTTTAATAAGTATTCGACGCATTCTTTGATAATTTGGCTACTGCTTATCGTGGCCATTATCCCTGGAGAAGAAATTTTCTGGCGCGGCTTCGTATTAAAACGATTAAACCATTATTTCAATCCTTGGTTTTCGAATGTTTTTGCAGCGTTACTATGTATGGTAATGATGTTCCCAAGTGGCAACTTTGCAGCGATTATCGGTATCTTTGTCGCTTCGCTCGTATGGAATATCATGTACTCCTATCGCCCAAGCCTACTCATGCTATATTTATCGCATCTAACCTTTGCGTTTTTGTTACTCGCAGCCTTACCAATTTATTAA
- a CDS encoding carotenoid biosynthesis protein, protein MLEKNYKFLLWIYIFWFLGSVLLVSLHIIPPELTAVQSLFLVFTGVFAAVFFIMQYGKWLGSAITLLIFVVSTCIEWMQLSYTDEYIGSTLGGSVYGIPITMGFIWVGMVAGTHIIAREITLKINIDWIRGGIYSFIAATMVMIFEVLIEPITMQSKQLYITQNGFTILQLSDFINWWLLGLILHLMIYFILSLTDSWERLKYPDLKSEIVIVYWIIIAFFVFLSFYLDLWTSIAIIIVSNIIFTACYFFSLEKEAQPKKKSE, encoded by the coding sequence ATGTTAGAAAAAAACTACAAATTTTTACTTTGGATTTATATATTCTGGTTTTTAGGTAGCGTTTTGTTAGTATCCTTACACATTATTCCACCAGAGCTAACTGCAGTTCAATCACTATTTTTAGTATTTACTGGTGTTTTTGCGGCTGTTTTCTTTATTATGCAATATGGTAAATGGCTTGGTTCTGCTATTACGCTACTTATTTTTGTTGTAAGTACATGTATTGAATGGATGCAACTAAGTTATACAGATGAATATATTGGTTCAACGTTAGGTGGAAGTGTTTACGGAATTCCTATTACAATGGGCTTTATTTGGGTCGGAATGGTTGCCGGGACGCATATTATCGCTCGGGAAATTACATTGAAAATTAATATTGACTGGATTCGTGGAGGTATTTATTCGTTTATCGCAGCAACGATGGTAATGATTTTTGAGGTTTTAATCGAACCAATTACAATGCAATCAAAACAACTTTACATTACGCAAAACGGCTTCACGATTTTGCAGTTATCTGACTTTATTAATTGGTGGCTTTTAGGACTTATTTTACATTTAATGATTTACTTTATTTTGAGTTTAACGGATAGTTGGGAGCGTCTTAAATATCCAGATTTAAAATCAGAAATTGTCATCGTTTATTGGATTATTATTGCCTTTTTCGTATTTTTGTCCTTTTACCTTGATTTATGGACATCTATTGCGATTATTATCGTTTCTAATATTATTTTCACTGCTTGTTATTTTTTCAGTTTGGAAAAAGAAGCGCAGCCTAAAAAGAAATCCGAATGA
- a CDS encoding phytoene desaturase family protein — MKLESKKKIAIIGAGPGGLAAGMLLSQLGYQVNIYEKNDRIGGRTALHRMGKYSFDVGPSALTMTHVLTSLFMDCNRNILDYVSLLPINPIHTLYFKDITFPLYSDQSETKAVIQTYFPGEEAGFERFMKENTKKMLYISPLNQFNYSSLFDFFRPTTLRAIPSLTLGRSLMDDLARYFNSKYLRIAFSLQMRYLGMSPWDIPVAYSIIPFSEYYYGTFHPIGGQNKIVEAMQQVVTENKGKFFFNSEVTAFESNGKEITGAVLANGKTIEADYYFTNLDFIYSLTNEHPDKLDNKEYSSSAFILYLGLKTVLPFSHQSIIFPENYREFAHNTMHKKILSKDIAIHLTNPSATDNTMAPINHSSIRIMVPVPNNTSNIDWKKETPAFRQLVLETIKERLDLPDLESQIEEEYIITPIDWEKKYHVKHGAIFGLQHLWRQHGYLHPSKKSPTFKNLFVIGAGAMSGSSLPFIIENAQIATQKFLQKEKKSE; from the coding sequence TTGAAATTGGAAAGTAAAAAGAAAATTGCCATTATAGGAGCTGGACCTGGTGGGTTGGCGGCCGGTATGCTATTAAGTCAACTAGGTTATCAAGTAAACATCTATGAAAAAAATGATCGAATTGGTGGAAGAACGGCGTTACACAGAATGGGTAAATACTCATTTGATGTCGGACCTTCTGCACTCACCATGACGCATGTTTTGACTTCTCTTTTTATGGATTGTAATCGTAATATTTTGGATTATGTTTCGCTTTTACCAATCAATCCAATTCATACGCTTTATTTTAAAGATATCACCTTCCCGCTTTATAGCGATCAATCTGAAACAAAAGCGGTTATCCAAACTTACTTTCCTGGCGAAGAAGCTGGTTTTGAACGCTTTATGAAAGAAAACACGAAAAAAATGCTATATATTTCGCCGCTCAATCAATTTAATTATAGTTCTTTATTTGATTTTTTCCGCCCTACAACTTTGCGTGCTATACCTAGTTTGACACTTGGACGATCGTTGATGGATGATTTAGCAAGATATTTTAATAGTAAGTACCTTCGCATCGCTTTTTCCTTACAGATGCGGTATTTAGGCATGTCACCATGGGATATTCCAGTTGCTTATAGTATTATTCCTTTTTCCGAATATTATTATGGAACCTTTCATCCAATTGGTGGGCAAAATAAAATTGTCGAAGCGATGCAACAAGTAGTTACAGAAAATAAAGGGAAGTTTTTCTTCAATTCCGAAGTGACAGCATTTGAATCGAATGGTAAAGAAATAACTGGCGCTGTTCTTGCCAATGGAAAAACAATTGAAGCAGATTATTATTTCACCAATTTAGATTTCATTTATTCTTTAACAAATGAGCATCCAGATAAATTGGACAATAAAGAATACTCCTCTTCTGCCTTTATCCTTTATCTTGGTTTAAAAACAGTGTTACCTTTTTCGCATCAATCAATTATTTTCCCTGAAAATTATCGAGAATTTGCGCATAATACAATGCATAAAAAAATCCTCTCTAAGGATATCGCTATACATTTGACTAATCCTTCTGCAACTGATAATACAATGGCGCCAATTAATCATTCTAGTATTCGAATTATGGTTCCTGTGCCTAACAATACGAGTAATATTGATTGGAAAAAAGAAACACCTGCTTTTCGTCAATTAGTGCTAGAAACTATCAAAGAACGGTTAGATTTACCAGATTTAGAATCGCAAATTGAAGAAGAATATATCATTACACCGATAGACTGGGAAAAGAAATATCATGTTAAACACGGCGCGATCTTTGGTTTACAGCATTTATGGCGCCAGCACGGTTACTTACATCCCTCCAAAAAATCGCCTACATTCAAAAACTTATTTGTAATTGGTGCAGGCGCGATGTCGGGTAGCTCGCTTCCATTTATTATTGAAAATGCGCAAATCGCAACCCAGAAATTTTTACAAAAAGAAAAGAAATCCGAGTAA
- a CDS encoding YkvS family protein, translating to MHTFFFSKIDATPKIEGVITMAKAHVGDIIEFKDGLTGIVEKLNENSVIVDLTYMENFKDLGIEEKTVVNHKNYQIIHSVEEDDEVENVEETEE from the coding sequence ATGCATACATTCTTTTTCAGCAAGATAGACGCAACACCGAAAATTGAAGGAGTGATAACAATGGCAAAAGCACATGTTGGAGACATTATTGAATTTAAGGATGGCCTTACAGGAATCGTTGAAAAACTCAATGAGAATTCCGTTATAGTCGACTTAACTTATATGGAAAATTTTAAAGATTTAGGTATTGAAGAAAAAACAGTGGTTAACCACAAGAATTACCAAATTATTCATTCTGTAGAAGAAGATGATGAAGTTGAAAATGTAGAAGAAACAGAAGAATAA
- a CDS encoding phosphocarrier protein HPr, with protein sequence MEQASFVVIDETGIHARPATLLVQAASKYSSDVQIEYTGKKVNLKSIMGVMSLGIGKGADITIYTEGSDEKEAIEGLTEVLKKEGLAE encoded by the coding sequence ATGGAACAAGCAAGTTTTGTAGTAATCGATGAAACAGGAATTCACGCACGCCCGGCAACTCTATTGGTGCAGGCTGCAAGTAAATACAGCTCTGACGTTCAAATTGAATACACTGGCAAAAAAGTAAACCTTAAATCAATCATGGGCGTTATGTCTCTTGGTATTGGTAAAGGCGCTGACATTACTATCTACACTGAAGGTAGCGATGAAAAAGAAGCAATTGAAGGACTAACTGAAGTTCTTAAGAAAGAAGGATTGGCTGAATAA
- the ptsP gene encoding phosphoenolpyruvate--protein phosphotransferase, whose product MAKELKGIAASDGIAIAKAYLLVEPDLSYEKTEVTDVESEVKRFESALEVSRTELSMIREKAAKDLGEDKAQIFDAHLLVLNDPELTGPIEESIKNSKTNAETALQETTDMFIGMFESMDNEYMRERAADIKDVRKRVLSHLLGVTIPNPALIDEEVVVVAADLTPSDTAQLNRNFVKGFVTDIGGRTSHSAIMARSLEIPAVVGTKEVTASVAKNDIVIIDGLEGNVIIHPTEEQIAHYEKIKSDFALQQAEWDKLKNEKTVSKDGVHVELAANIGTPNDLEGVISNGGEAVGLYRTEFLYMGRDNFPTEEEQFEAYKAVVSGMDGKSVVVRTLDIGGDKTLPYLELPEEMNPFLGFRAIRLCFANEELFRTQLRALLRASVYGNLKIMFPMIATVNEFRQARDILLDEKAKLKAAGTEVSDSIELGIMIEIPAAAVLADQFAKEVDFFSIGTNDLIQYTMAADRMNERVSYLYQPYNPSILRLVKMVIDASHKEGKWTGMCGEMAGDQTAVPLLLGLGLDEFSMSASSILKSRSLIKRLDQSEMVKLAEEALNKSTAEEVVELVEKYTAE is encoded by the coding sequence ATGGCTAAAGAGTTGAAAGGTATCGCAGCATCTGATGGGATTGCCATTGCGAAAGCTTATCTGCTCGTTGAACCTGATCTTTCCTATGAAAAAACAGAAGTTACGGATGTTGAGAGTGAAGTAAAGCGTTTTGAAAGCGCGTTAGAAGTTTCTAGAACAGAACTTTCAATGATTCGTGAGAAAGCTGCTAAAGACTTAGGCGAAGATAAGGCACAAATTTTTGACGCGCATCTTCTAGTGTTAAATGATCCTGAATTAACAGGACCAATTGAAGAAAGTATCAAAAATTCTAAAACGAATGCAGAAACAGCTTTACAAGAAACGACAGACATGTTTATTGGTATGTTTGAATCTATGGACAACGAATACATGCGTGAACGTGCAGCGGATATTAAAGATGTACGTAAACGTGTTCTTTCTCACTTACTAGGTGTAACTATTCCTAATCCAGCTTTAATTGATGAGGAAGTAGTTGTTGTTGCAGCTGATTTAACGCCTTCCGATACCGCACAACTTAACCGTAACTTTGTTAAAGGTTTCGTAACGGATATTGGTGGACGTACTTCTCACTCCGCTATTATGGCACGTTCTCTTGAAATTCCAGCAGTAGTTGGAACAAAAGAAGTTACTGCTAGCGTAGCGAAAAACGATATTGTTATTATTGATGGTTTGGAAGGTAATGTTATCATCCACCCAACAGAAGAACAAATCGCTCACTATGAAAAAATTAAATCTGATTTTGCTTTACAACAAGCAGAATGGGATAAACTTAAAAATGAAAAAACCGTTTCTAAAGACGGCGTTCACGTGGAGCTTGCAGCAAACATCGGAACTCCGAATGATTTAGAAGGTGTTATTTCTAACGGTGGGGAAGCAGTTGGACTTTATCGTACAGAATTCTTGTACATGGGTCGCGACAATTTCCCAACAGAAGAAGAGCAATTCGAAGCTTATAAAGCAGTAGTTTCCGGAATGGACGGAAAATCTGTGGTTGTTCGTACATTAGATATCGGTGGCGATAAAACGTTACCATACCTAGAACTTCCTGAAGAAATGAACCCATTCTTAGGATTCCGTGCAATCCGTCTTTGTTTTGCGAATGAAGAATTATTCCGTACACAACTTCGCGCCTTACTTCGCGCAAGTGTATATGGTAACTTAAAAATTATGTTCCCGATGATTGCAACAGTAAATGAATTCCGTCAAGCGCGTGATATTTTACTAGATGAGAAAGCAAAACTAAAAGCTGCTGGAACAGAAGTATCTGATTCCATCGAACTTGGAATTATGATTGAAATTCCTGCTGCTGCAGTTCTTGCTGATCAATTTGCGAAAGAAGTTGATTTCTTCTCTATCGGAACAAATGACTTAATTCAGTATACAATGGCCGCAGACCGTATGAATGAACGCGTTTCTTACCTTTACCAACCATACAATCCATCCATTTTACGTTTAGTCAAAATGGTTATCGATGCTTCTCATAAAGAGGGCAAATGGACTGGTATGTGTGGAGAAATGGCTGGAGATCAAACGGCTGTACCACTTCTTTTAGGCCTAGGCTTAGATGAATTTTCAATGAGTGCTTCAAGCATTCTTAAATCTCGTTCGTTAATCAAACGTTTAGATCAATCTGAAATGGTGAAATTAGCGGAAGAAGCTTTAAATAAATCTACAGCAGAAGAAGTTGTAGAATTAGTTGAAAAATATACTGCAGAATAA
- a CDS encoding YdcF family protein has translation MVIYLLAGFFLLLFIVLSFIDRRRISNGIILTMALFFSVLSVVYATFSKGNELLVSVMGTVLLLLVLLIPFFVVGIATMLIVNGRLMLKREGRKLANMLPLIIGLGILALIITWFGSILKTGSPILGIVVVFIVALVGYFSFLFLSFLLSTFLYQFNFPRYNQDFLIVLGSGLIGGDRVPPLLASRLNRAIKFYDKQYAKKGKRATFIVSGGQGANETISEAEAMRGYLLEKGIDENFIIMEDQSVNTLQNMKFSKAKMDAIMSNYNSLFSTNNFHLFRAGIYARKAGLKSQGIGAKTALYYMPNALIREFIAITVMYKKVHMVLLGLLLLFFAFLAIIGVTFR, from the coding sequence TTGGTTATCTATCTATTAGCAGGTTTTTTTCTGCTTCTGTTCATTGTCTTGTCGTTTATAGATAGACGACGTATTAGCAATGGGATTATTTTGACAATGGCACTATTTTTTTCTGTGCTTTCGGTGGTTTATGCTACTTTTTCAAAAGGGAATGAACTACTCGTCTCGGTTATGGGGACGGTGTTACTTTTATTAGTTTTACTTATTCCATTTTTTGTTGTAGGGATAGCAACGATGCTCATTGTAAATGGACGATTAATGTTGAAACGTGAAGGGCGTAAATTAGCCAATATGCTTCCTTTAATTATTGGTTTAGGCATTTTAGCACTTATTATTACATGGTTCGGTAGTATTTTAAAAACAGGTAGTCCGATTCTTGGGATTGTGGTAGTTTTTATTGTGGCATTAGTTGGTTATTTTTCCTTTTTATTTTTATCGTTTCTTTTATCGACTTTTCTCTATCAATTTAATTTCCCAAGATATAATCAAGATTTTCTGATTGTACTAGGAAGTGGTCTGATAGGCGGTGATAGAGTGCCTCCATTGCTTGCTAGTCGGTTGAATCGCGCTATTAAGTTCTACGACAAGCAATACGCCAAAAAAGGCAAACGAGCTACTTTTATCGTATCTGGTGGACAAGGTGCTAATGAAACTATTTCAGAAGCAGAAGCGATGCGAGGTTATTTATTAGAAAAAGGCATTGATGAAAATTTTATTATTATGGAAGATCAATCCGTTAATACACTGCAAAATATGAAATTTTCAAAGGCAAAAATGGATGCAATTATGTCAAACTATAATAGTTTATTTTCAACGAATAATTTTCATTTATTTAGAGCAGGTATTTATGCAAGAAAAGCGGGCTTGAAGAGTCAAGGGATTGGTGCAAAAACAGCTTTATACTATATGCCTAATGCGTTAATTCGAGAATTTATTGCTATTACTGTAATGTATAAAAAAGTACATATGGTCTTACTTGGTTTATTACTATTGTTTTTTGCGTTTTTAGCGATTATAGGTGTTACTTTTAGATAG
- a CDS encoding NAD(P)-dependent oxidoreductase yields MEKIGFVGTGVMGSSMAGHLLEAGYEVLVYTRTKTKAEDLLEKGALWIKTPGELANKVDILISMVGYPKDVEELYLGENGFLENLAVGTVAIDMTTSSPALAKKMAEFGREKGIGVLDAPVSGGDIGAKNGTLAIMVGGSEDVFLKVKPIFDILGSSVILQGDAGAGQHTKMVNQIAIASNMIGVTEAIIYAEAAGLNPSSVLDSISGGAAGSWSLANLIPRVLKDDFSPGFFIKHFIKDMGIAISEAKQMGLELPGLTLAEKMYQTLAEQGLSEEGTQALIKYYR; encoded by the coding sequence ATGGAGAAAATTGGATTTGTTGGTACAGGCGTAATGGGTTCGAGTATGGCAGGGCATTTACTGGAGGCTGGTTATGAAGTATTGGTGTATACTCGCACAAAAACAAAAGCAGAAGATTTACTTGAAAAAGGAGCACTATGGATAAAAACACCAGGAGAATTGGCTAATAAAGTGGATATATTAATTTCAATGGTTGGTTATCCAAAAGATGTGGAAGAGCTTTACTTAGGCGAAAATGGCTTTTTAGAAAATTTAGCGGTTGGCACAGTAGCAATCGATATGACAACTTCCTCACCGGCATTAGCTAAAAAAATGGCTGAATTTGGCCGTGAAAAAGGAATCGGTGTACTCGATGCTCCTGTTTCAGGTGGCGACATAGGCGCGAAAAATGGCACGCTCGCAATTATGGTAGGAGGATCTGAAGACGTATTTTTAAAAGTGAAACCAATTTTTGACATTCTTGGTAGCAGTGTGATTCTGCAAGGTGATGCAGGTGCTGGACAACATACCAAAATGGTGAATCAAATTGCAATTGCTTCCAACATGATTGGTGTGACTGAAGCGATCATTTATGCGGAGGCGGCTGGACTTAATCCATCAAGTGTTCTCGATTCAATTTCAGGTGGTGCAGCAGGCAGTTGGTCGCTTGCAAACTTGATTCCACGTGTACTTAAGGATGATTTTTCTCCGGGTTTCTTTATTAAGCATTTTATAAAAGATATGGGAATCGCAATCTCAGAAGCAAAACAAATGGGCTTAGAACTTCCTGGGCTAACTTTAGCTGAAAAAATGTATCAAACGCTAGCTGAACAAGGTTTGAGTGAAGAAGGGACGCAAGCGCTCATTAAATATTATCGTTAA
- a CDS encoding aminotransferase class I/II-fold pyridoxal phosphate-dependent enzyme → MTKSIRPELRDIQVSGIRTFNTRVTGIPDMIRLTLGEPDFPTPEHVKQAAISAIEENFTNYTPNAGMPELLEAASTYFHEKYDLSYNNKEIIVTVGATEAISVALQTILEPGDEVILPDPIYPGYEPLITLNRAHPVKVDTTETNFKLTPEQLRAHITPKTKALIIPYPSNPTGVTLSKKELFALAEVLNETGIFVIADEIYSELTYHEEHVSIAPLLREQTIVINGLSKSHAMIGWRIGFLLAPEALTQEMLKIHQYSVTCASSISQKAALEALTNGKDDAFQMRTEYKTRANFTQDRLEKMGFTVIPPDGAFYFFVKLPDEITENAFDWAVKLAEEAKVAVVPGNAFSEKGDRYFRLSYATSFNNLAEALDRMAQFIAK, encoded by the coding sequence ATGACAAAATCTATTCGACCAGAATTACGCGATATTCAAGTAAGTGGTATCAGAACTTTTAATACACGAGTGACGGGTATTCCTGATATGATCCGTTTAACACTTGGCGAACCTGACTTTCCAACGCCTGAGCATGTCAAACAAGCGGCCATTTCAGCAATAGAAGAAAATTTCACCAACTATACACCCAATGCCGGGATGCCAGAATTACTCGAAGCAGCTTCCACTTATTTTCATGAAAAATATGACTTGTCCTATAATAATAAAGAAATTATCGTTACGGTCGGCGCTACAGAGGCTATCTCCGTTGCCTTGCAAACGATTTTGGAGCCTGGGGATGAAGTTATCTTACCAGACCCTATTTATCCAGGTTACGAGCCTCTAATTACGTTAAATAGAGCGCACCCGGTTAAAGTTGATACGACCGAAACTAATTTCAAATTAACACCTGAACAATTACGAGCACATATCACACCAAAAACTAAAGCACTTATCATTCCTTATCCATCCAATCCGACCGGTGTTACACTCTCTAAAAAAGAACTTTTCGCATTAGCAGAAGTACTAAATGAAACAGGTATTTTTGTCATTGCTGATGAGATTTACAGTGAATTAACTTATCACGAGGAGCACGTGAGCATTGCGCCTTTACTAAGAGAGCAGACAATCGTTATCAACGGTTTATCAAAATCTCACGCAATGATTGGTTGGCGAATTGGCTTTTTACTTGCACCAGAAGCCCTTACACAAGAAATGTTGAAAATCCATCAATATTCGGTTACTTGCGCAAGTTCCATTTCCCAAAAAGCAGCACTAGAAGCTCTTACTAACGGCAAAGACGATGCTTTTCAAATGCGAACTGAATACAAAACACGCGCTAATTTCACTCAAGATCGACTAGAAAAAATGGGCTTTACTGTCATCCCGCCAGATGGTGCATTTTACTTCTTCGTCAAACTTCCCGATGAAATAACCGAAAATGCTTTCGATTGGGCTGTAAAACTTGCTGAAGAAGCCAAGGTTGCAGTTGTTCCTGGAAATGCTTTTTCCGAAAAAGGCGATCGTTACTTCCGTCTTTCTTATGCTACTTCCTTTAATAATCTTGCTGAAGCATTAGATCGAATGGCTCAGTTTATAGCAAAATAA
- a CDS encoding YkuJ family protein → MSQLLGIIQRLHAMQEDESAETQARRFEKNGTPVCEVKFFQASNSFEVEIYGDNSKYQFDDIDMTAIEIFETLQENE, encoded by the coding sequence ATGTCTCAGTTATTGGGAATTATTCAACGTTTACATGCAATGCAAGAAGATGAGTCTGCTGAAACACAAGCAAGACGTTTTGAAAAAAATGGTACGCCCGTGTGCGAAGTAAAGTTTTTTCAAGCTTCTAACTCATTTGAAGTAGAAATCTACGGCGACAATAGTAAATATCAATTCGATGATATTGATATGACTGCTATCGAAATTTTTGAAACGCTACAAGAAAACGAATAA
- the cbpB gene encoding cyclic-di-AMP-binding protein CbpB, whose translation MISNRFGQFIDNELADSMISAEKVAHVQLGNNLEHALLVLTKCGYSVIPVLDFEFKLHGLISAAMITDAILGLERIEFERLEDLKVEDVMQTDFPVIKDFNNNERIVHLLVDHPFVCVVDADHHFEGIVTRRVVLKQVNRYIHLQVEENR comes from the coding sequence ATGATCTCAAATAGATTTGGACAATTTATTGATAATGAACTAGCTGATTCGATGATTTCCGCTGAAAAGGTTGCTCATGTACAGCTTGGTAATAATTTAGAACATGCATTACTTGTTTTAACTAAATGTGGTTATTCAGTTATTCCTGTACTAGACTTTGAATTTAAACTCCATGGATTAATAAGTGCAGCAATGATTACGGATGCCATTCTTGGACTCGAACGTATCGAATTTGAACGATTAGAAGACTTAAAAGTAGAGGATGTCATGCAAACGGATTTCCCAGTAATCAAAGATTTTAACAATAACGAACGAATTGTGCACTTACTTGTGGATCATCCTTTTGTATGTGTTGTAGATGCTGACCACCATTTTGAAGGGATAGTAACAAGACGTGTTGTTTTAAAACAAGTCAATCGTTATATTCATTTGCAGGTGGAGGAAAATAGATGA
- a CDS encoding LysR family transcriptional regulator — protein sequence MIVTEYELLVCLAEELNMRKSAEKLFLSQPALSQRLQTIESRWNTKIFIRTQKGLLLTPEGEAIVRHASSVIEREHTIQEKLEAMEGVVRGTLRIACASVVAQMWLPRVLKAFSRTYPNVQISLVTGWSSEVTQQLAAGNVHIGIVRGSSTWKSVQKPLFNDKLILVDTEITKIEEVFQTNRPFIQFRSDSNYYQVIQDYWQRNFGKMPRQAMLMDQMETSRQMALNGIGFAILPEVTMIGYTDKINKIPLTEKDGSILSRETNLLTYEQSLSLPQVKAFLEITDKFLEQVK from the coding sequence ATGATTGTAACAGAATATGAATTACTTGTTTGTTTAGCAGAAGAGCTTAATATGCGTAAAAGTGCGGAAAAACTATTTTTAAGTCAACCGGCCTTATCGCAACGCTTACAAACGATTGAAAGTAGATGGAATACCAAAATTTTTATTCGTACACAAAAAGGCTTACTGCTTACACCAGAAGGAGAAGCTATTGTTCGTCATGCGTCTAGTGTCATTGAACGAGAGCACACTATTCAAGAAAAACTCGAAGCGATGGAAGGCGTTGTCCGCGGAACATTACGAATTGCTTGTGCAAGCGTAGTGGCGCAAATGTGGCTTCCTCGGGTTCTGAAAGCATTTTCAAGAACATACCCTAATGTGCAAATTTCACTTGTAACTGGCTGGAGCAGTGAAGTTACGCAACAACTCGCTGCTGGAAATGTCCATATCGGCATTGTCCGTGGAAGCTCCACATGGAAAAGTGTTCAAAAACCGTTATTTAATGACAAATTAATTTTAGTAGACACAGAAATTACCAAAATTGAAGAAGTTTTCCAAACTAATCGACCATTTATTCAATTTCGCAGTGATTCGAATTATTACCAAGTTATTCAAGACTACTGGCAACGAAATTTCGGAAAAATGCCACGCCAAGCAATGCTTATGGATCAGATGGAAACCTCTAGACAAATGGCCTTAAATGGTATTGGTTTTGCAATTTTACCGGAAGTGACGATGATAGGCTACACAGATAAAATCAACAAAATTCCTTTAACAGAAAAAGATGGCTCGATTTTAAGCCGGGAAACCAACTTGCTGACCTATGAACAGTCACTCAGTTTACCACAAGTGAAGGCGTTTTTAGAAATAACAGATAAATTCCTTGAACAAGTTAAATAG
- the dapD gene encoding 2,3,4,5-tetrahydropyridine-2,6-dicarboxylate N-acetyltransferase, whose protein sequence is MEQMDAHQIISFIQNSKKATPVKVYLKGDLEKIDFPSDVKTFITGNAGTIFGEWAVVEPFLEANKANIEDYVIENDRRNSAIPLLDMKNINARIEPGAVIRDQVTIGDNAVIMMGASINIGSVIGDGTMIDMNVVLGGRATVGKNCHIGAGSVLAGVVEPPSAQPVVVEDNVVVGANVVVLEGVRIGEGAVVAAGAIVTKDVAPGTVVAGIPARELKKLDAKTASKTEIMQELRQL, encoded by the coding sequence ATGGAACAAATGGATGCACATCAAATTATTTCTTTTATTCAAAATAGCAAGAAAGCAACACCTGTAAAAGTTTACCTTAAAGGGGACTTAGAAAAAATTGATTTCCCTAGTGATGTTAAAACTTTCATTACTGGAAATGCGGGAACTATTTTTGGAGAATGGGCAGTTGTTGAGCCATTTTTAGAAGCAAATAAAGCGAATATTGAAGATTATGTTATCGAAAATGATCGTCGTAACTCGGCTATTCCTTTGTTAGATATGAAAAATATTAACGCACGTATTGAGCCAGGCGCAGTTATTCGCGACCAAGTAACTATTGGTGATAATGCTGTAATTATGATGGGAGCAAGCATTAATATTGGTTCTGTTATCGGTGACGGTACTATGATTGATATGAATGTTGTTCTAGGCGGGCGCGCAACGGTTGGTAAAAATTGCCATATCGGTGCAGGTTCTGTGCTTGCTGGCGTAGTGGAACCACCATCCGCACAACCAGTTGTCGTAGAAGATAATGTTGTTGTAGGCGCCAATGTGGTTGTTTTAGAAGGTGTACGTATTGGAGAAGGCGCAGTCGTAGCAGCTGGCGCAATCGTTACAAAAGACGTAGCTCCTGGAACAGTTGTGGCTGGGATTCCTGCACGTGAACTTAAAAAATTAGACGCAAAAACAGCTTCTAAAACAGAAATCATGCAAGAACTTCGTCAACTTTAA